A genomic stretch from Helianthus annuus cultivar XRQ/B chromosome 1, HanXRQr2.0-SUNRISE, whole genome shotgun sequence includes:
- the LOC110866551 gene encoding triacylglycerol lipase SDP1 yields MDISSEAAVDRFLIGPTTLFGRTIAFRVLLCKSIAHLRHQIVHVLLDYLHRIRTSVSDIGRPVVSWLHPRNPQGILLLVTLIAFLLKRYTNVKLKAEMAYRRKFWRNMMRAALTYEEWAHAAKMLDKETPKLNEHDLYDVELVRNKLQELRHRRQECSLRDIIFCMRADLIRNLGNMCNPELHKGRHQVPKLIKEYIDEVSMQLRMVCDSDSDELLLEEKLAFMHETRHAFGRTALLLSGGASLGSFHVGVVKTLVEHKLLPRIIAGSSVGSIMCSVVATRSWPELQSFFEDSWYSLQFFDQMGGIFNVFKRVMTQGALHDIRHLQVLLRNLTNNLTFQEAYDMTGRVLGITVCSPRKHEPPRCLNYLTSPHVVIWSAVTASCAFPGLFEAQELMAKDRSGEIVPYHPPFHWGPEEATGTSVRRWRDGSLEIDLPMIQLKELFNVNHFIVSQANPHIAPLLRFKEFVRAYGGNFAAKLAHLVEMEVKHRCNQVLELGFPLGGLAKLFAQDWEGDVTVVMPATLAQYSKIIQNPSHLELQKAANQGRRCTWEKLSAIKANCGIELALDECVAILNHMRRLKRSAERAAAASHGGSNSVRFNASKRIPSWNCIARENSTGSLEEDLADATLHYGGRNWRHHRIHDGSDSESESAELNTWTRSGGPLMRTTSADQFVEFVQNLDTDSKMNKALRSFQNLRVVPPERSSDPEADQRENTPNNRVHTSSSSGSITVAAGDLLQPERIHNGIVFNVVRKGDVTPSNRSHDSEYNSPSHSVAECVQLDSPEKDLDASSNSECGPVDDEDGDHKTGVDVKD; encoded by the exons ATGGATATAAGTAGTGAAGCGGCGGTTGATCGGTTTTTAATCGGACCGACAACCTTGTTTGGCAGAACGATTGCTTTTAGGGTGTTGTTATGCAAATCAATTGCACATTTGAGGCATCAGATTGTACACGTGTTGTTGGATTACCTACATAGGATTAGAACAAGTGTTTCCGACATTGGTAGACCTGTTGTATCATGGTTGCACCCTAGGAACCCTCAAGGGATATTGTTGTTGGTGACATTGATAGCGTTTTTGTTAAAACGGTACACGAATGTGAAGTTAAAAGCCGAAATGGCGTATAGAAGGAAGTTTTGGAGGAACATGATGAGGGCTGCGTTAACGTATGAAGAATGGGCCCACGCTGCTAAAATGTTGGATAAAGAAACGCCTAAGTTGAATGAGCATGATCTTTACGATGTAGAACTTGTTAGGAATAAACTTCAGGAGCTTAGACATAGGCGTCAAGAGTGTTCGCTTAGAGATATTATTTTTTGTATGCGTGCGGATTTgattagaaatcttggaaacatGTGTAATCCCGAGCTTCATAAAGGTAGGCATCAAGTCCCGAAGCTGATTAAAGAGTATATCGATGAGGTTTCAATGCAATTAAGAATGGTTTGTGATTCGGATTCTGACGAGCTTCTTTTAGAAGAGAAGCTCGCGTTTATGCATGAAACTCGGCATGCGTTTGGTAGAACCGCTTTGCTTTTAAGTGGTGGTGCGTCACTTGGATCGTTTCATGTGGGTGTGGTGAAAACTTTAGTAGAACATAAACTTTTGCCTAGAATAATCGCGGGGTCGAGCGTGGGGTCCATAATGTGTTCGGTTGTCGCTACCAGATCATGGCCCGAACTTCAAAGTTTCTTCGAGGATTCGTGGTATTCGTTGCAATTCTTCGATCAAATGGGGGgaattttcaatgttttcaaaaggGTTATGACGCAAGGAGCGCTTCACGACATTAGACATTTACAAGTTCTGTTACGAAACTTAACAAATAATCTTACGTTTCAAGAAGCTTACGATATGACGGGCCGTGTTCTTGGTATAACCGTATGTTCCCCAAGAAAACACGAGCCGCCAAGATGTTTAAACTACTTGACTTCACCTCACGTGGTTATATGGAGCGCGGTTACCGCTTCTTGTGCGTTCCCTGGCCTTTTTGAAGCTCAAGAACTTATGGCAAAGGATAGAAGCGGTGAAATTGTACCGTATCACCCGCCTTTTCATTGGGGCCCCGAGGAAGCTACTGGCACGTCTGTCAGGCGTTGGAGGGACGGTAGTTTGGAGATTGATTTGCCCATGATTCAGTTGAAAGAGCTTTTTAATGTAAATCATTTTATCGTTAGTCAAGCAAATCCACATATCGCGCCTTTACTCCGGTTTAAAGAGTTCGTGAGAGCTTACGGGGGCAATTTTGCCGCAAAG CTTGCACATCTTGTCGAAATGGAAGTGAAACACCGATGCAATCAAGTTCTGGAACTCGGTTTTCCGTTAGGAGGACTTGCAAAGCTATTTGCTCAAGATTGGGAGGGCGATGTTACCGTCGTTATGCCTGCAACGTTAGCTCAG TACTCGAAGATCATACAAAATCCGTCTCATTTGGAGCTTCAAAAAGCCGCCAATCAAGGCCGAAGATGCACATGGGAGAAGCTTTCTGCCATAAAAGCCAATTGCGGGATCGAGCTCGCGCTTGACGAGTGTGTCGCGATTCTAAACCACATGCGTAGGTTGAAACGAAGCGCCGAACGCGCGGCTGCGGCTTCTCACGGTGGATCAAACAGTGTCCGGTTTAACGCATCGAAACGAATACCGTCGTGGAACTGTATAGCACGAGAGAATTCAACAGGATCTCTAGAAGAAGATCTAGCAGACGCCACCCTCCACTACGGCGGTCGTAACTGGCGGCACCACCGCATACACGACGGGAGCGATAGCGAGTCAGAGAGTGCGGAGTTGAATACGTGGACGAGATCTGGTGGGCCGTTGATGAGAACGACTTCTGCGGATCAGTTCGTCGAGTTCGTTCAGAACCTAGATACGGACTCGAAAATGAACAAGGCGCTCAGGAGTTTCCAAAACTTGCGTGTGGTACCGCCTGAGAGAAGTTCGGATCCCGAAGCCGATCAACGGGAAAACACCCCTAACAACCGGGTCCATACCAGTAGTAGTAGTGGTAGCATCACGGTGGCTGCAGGCGATCTTCTTCAGCCGGAGAGGATACATAACGGGATTGTGTTTAATGTGGTGAGGAAAGGAGACGTGACACCGTCTAACAGAAGCCATGACTCGGAATACAACTCACCGTCTCACTCGGTTGCTGAGTGTGTGCAGCTTGACTCGCCGGAGAAGGACTTGGATGCTAGCTCGAATTCGGAATGTGGGCCTGTAGATGATGAGGATGGTGATCACAAAACCGGTGTTGATGTGAAGGACTAG